The sequence CGAGGGCGGCGACCCCATGGCGGAGAGGCGGCGCGCCCGGGACGTGCCCAGCTTCGCCGAAGCGGCCGCGCGGGTCCTGGCACAGAAGCAGCCCGGCTGGCGCAGCGAGAAACACGGAAGGGACTGGATGTCGAGCCTTGAGCGGTACGCCTTCCCGCGCATCGGCAAGGTGTCGGTGTCGGAGGTAACGAGCGCCGATTTGCTTGAGATCCTCTCTCCCATCTGGTACACGAAGGCGGCCACCGCCCGGGTCGTGCTGCAGCGCATGCGCTCGGTGCTGGACTGGGCGATGGCGATGGAGTTCCGAACCGGCAACCCCTGCGACCAGCTCCGGCCGGTGCTCGGCTCGCAGCACCGCGTGATACGGCACATGCCGGCTCTGCCTCACCGGGACGTCGCAGCGGCCATCCGGGCGGTGCGAGGAACGAGCCGGTCGCCCGCCGGCCCGCTCGCGTTCGAGTTCCTTGTGCTGACGGCGGCGCGATGGGGCGAGGTGCGGTGGGCCGAGTGGGGGGAGATCGATGACGGCGCCAGGGTGTGGACCGTTCCCGCGGCACGCATGAAGGCGAAGCGCGAGCATCGCGTGCCGCTGTGCCGCCGCGCCCTGGAGATCCTCGACCGGGCGCGAGCGCTCGACGACCGCAGTCCGTTCGTGTTCACCCGCGGCGGCGCGAAGCCGCTGTCGGAGAAAACGCTGC comes from Candidatus Palauibacter soopunensis and encodes:
- a CDS encoding integrase arm-type DNA-binding domain-containing protein, yielding MTSSPVPARKGKPARKGKPKGRHPDKALSAQFVRAAPPGRYCDGNTLYLFVQESGARSWVQRLVIRGRRHDLGLGSAALVSLAEARVRARANRKLAREGGDPMAERRRARDVPSFAEAAARVLAQKQPGWRSEKHGRDWMSSLERYAFPRIGKVSVSEVTSADLLEILSPIWYTKAATARVVLQRMRSVLDWAMAMEFRTGNPCDQLRPVLGSQHRVIRHMPALPHRDVAAAIRAVRGTSRSPAGPLAFEFLVLTAARWGEVRWAEWGEIDDGARVWTVPAARMKAKREHRVPLCRRALEILDRARALDDRSPFVFTRGGAKPLSEKTLRRLLKKQEIAAVPHGFRSSFRDWAAEKTDHPREVVEAALAHVVQNRVEAAYRRTDLFERRRHLMNDWAAYLADDRSRD